The genomic stretch GTCAAGCCGATGAGTTACTGCGGCGTCTGGGGCGCAATCGTTTACTAGCTGTGGTAGGAACGTCTGGAAGTGGAAAGTCCTCACTAGTACGGGCAGGGTTGTTGCCCTCTCTGTACAATGGGTTTATGGTTCAAGCTGGCTCAAGCTGGCGAGTGGCGGTGTTCCGTCCGGGAGATGACCCGATTGGTAACCTCGCCCGTGCATTGAATCACCCTAAGGTTTTTGGCACAGACTCAGAGGATGCCGTGTCTGCAATCATTACGGAAACGACTTTGCGTCGCGGGGCGTTAGGACTCATTGAGGTTGTGCAGCAGGCTAGAATGCCGAGTGATGATAATTTACTGGTGGTAGTCGATCAGTTTGAGGAACTGTTTCGCTTTAAACAAAATGCTTTGAGCAAAGATTCTAAAGATGAAGCAGCAGCTTTTGTAAAATTGTTGCTAGAAGCTACCGGACAGAAAGTCGTTCCTATTTACGTTGTCATAACTATGCGTTCTGACTTTCTGGGGGATTGTGCCCAATTTCGGGATTTACCTGAAGCCCTCAATGACAGTCAGTATTTAGTCCCACGCATGACCCGCGACCAACGTCACATAGCTATTGAGGGACCGTGTGCAGTGGGTGGTGCTAAGATGACTAAGCGCTTGGTGAATCGGCTACTAAATGACATGGGTGACAATCCCGACCAGCTACCCATTTTGCAACACGCTTTGATGCGTACCTGGGACTACTGGGCAAACAATCATCAGGATGGAGAAGCGCTCGATTTGTACCATTATGAAGCGATCGGGAGCATGGCAAAAGCATTGTCGCAACATGGAGATGAAATTTATAAAGGTTTACCCGACGTTCGTTGTCAGAAAATTGCCGAAAAGTTATTTAAATGCCTAACAGAGAAAGCCTTTGATGGTCGCGGCATTCGCCGTCCTACTAAGCTACAAGAAATCTGCGATGTTGCTGAGGCAGAGTCAGCAGAAGTTATTAACATTGTAGAGCAATTTCGTGCTCCTGGTTGCTCGTTTTTAATGCCACCTGTAGGGACAAGACTGAATGGGAATTCCGTATTAGATATCTCCCATGAAAGTTTAATGAGGGGATGGCAACAACTTGAGGATTGGGTAGAGTCAGAGAGCCAAGGATCTCAAATTTATCGGCGTTTGGCAGAAACTGCAATACTTTATCGGGAAGGAAGAGCAGGACTTTGGCGCGATCCCGAACTCACCATCGCCATGAAATGGCTGGAGAAAAACCGCCCCAATGCAGCTTGGGCAAAGCGTTACAACCCGGAATTTGAGCAGGCGATGAATTTTTTGAAGGAAAGCACTGTAGCCCGCGATCGCGAAATAGCAGAAAAGGAAAAAGTTCGACATCAAGCAGAAGCTATTAAGCGACAAAGACTAATCATAGTTAGCGTGGGGGCTGGGTTTCTCATTGCAACTGTATTGAGCATATTCGCTTTTAATCAGCATCGGCAGTCTGAAAAAAGTGAGATAGAAGCTCGAACTGCCTCTTCAGAAGCATTTTTGGTTTTAAATCGGGAATTCGATGCTTCGATAGAATCTCTAAAAGCGGGAGCAAAATTAAGGCGAAGGTTAGGGGCAGAAACCGAGACTACCCGAGAAGTTGTGACTGCGCTACAACAAGCAATCTTTAAGGTTAATGAGTTCAATCGTTTAGAGTCACATAGCAATGGGATTCTGAAAGTAAGTTTTAGTCCTGATGGTAAAACACTTGCCACAGCCAGTCGGGATAAAACTGTAAAGCTTTGGAACTTGGATGGTAAACTACTGACAACTATAAAAGGGCATAATGATGCAGTAACTCATGTAAGTTTCAGCCGTAATGGTAAGGTAGTTGCCACTGCCAGTCGAGATAAAACTGTAAAGCTTTGGAACTTGGATGGCAAAGAACTGAGTACTTTAAGAGGGTATAGCGATGCAGTAAATTTTGTGAGTTTCAGCCCTAATGGTCAGGTACTTGCCGCAGCTAGTTATGATAACACTATAAAGCTCTGGAAGCGAGATGGCACCCTACTGAAGACTTTAAAAGGGCATAGTAATGCAGTGAATAGTGTAAATTTCAGTCCTGATGGCAACATAATTGCCGCAGCTAGTTCTGATAGAACCGTTCAACTTTGGAGCTTGGATGGCAAAGAACTGAGTACTTTAAGAGGGCATAGCGATGCAGTAAATGGTGTGAATTTCAGCCCTAATGGTCAGGTACTTGCCACCGCTAGTTATGATAACACTATAAAGCTTTGGAAGCGAGATGGCACCTTAGAGAAAACTTTAAAAGGGCACAATGATGCAGTGGCTGATGTGAGTTTCAGCCCTGATGGTCAGTTTCTTGCCACAGCTAGTTCTGACAAAACTGTTAAACTTTGGAGAGTAGATGGCACACTACTGAAAACTTTTGAAGGACATAGCGATGCAGTGACTGATGTGAGTTTCAGTCCTGATGGTAAAACGCTTGCTTCAGCCAGTCTCGATAAAACCGTGAAGCTTTGGAGACTAAATAATGAATTCTTTGTTTCTCTCTTAGGTCACACAGCTTCAGTCACTGGTGTGAGTTTCAGCCCTGATGGTAAAACGTTTGCT from Scytonema hofmannii PCC 7110 encodes the following:
- a CDS encoding WD40 repeat domain-containing protein yields the protein MVTTQVRFNPFPGLRPFEVDEAHLFFGREGQADELLRRLGRNRLLAVVGTSGSGKSSLVRAGLLPSLYNGFMVQAGSSWRVAVFRPGDDPIGNLARALNHPKVFGTDSEDAVSAIITETTLRRGALGLIEVVQQARMPSDDNLLVVVDQFEELFRFKQNALSKDSKDEAAAFVKLLLEATGQKVVPIYVVITMRSDFLGDCAQFRDLPEALNDSQYLVPRMTRDQRHIAIEGPCAVGGAKMTKRLVNRLLNDMGDNPDQLPILQHALMRTWDYWANNHQDGEALDLYHYEAIGSMAKALSQHGDEIYKGLPDVRCQKIAEKLFKCLTEKAFDGRGIRRPTKLQEICDVAEAESAEVINIVEQFRAPGCSFLMPPVGTRLNGNSVLDISHESLMRGWQQLEDWVESESQGSQIYRRLAETAILYREGRAGLWRDPELTIAMKWLEKNRPNAAWAKRYNPEFEQAMNFLKESTVARDREIAEKEKVRHQAEAIKRQRLIIVSVGAGFLIATVLSIFAFNQHRQSEKSEIEARTASSEAFLVLNREFDASIESLKAGAKLRRRLGAETETTREVVTALQQAIFKVNEFNRLESHSNGILKVSFSPDGKTLATASRDKTVKLWNLDGKLLTTIKGHNDAVTHVSFSRNGKVVATASRDKTVKLWNLDGKELSTLRGYSDAVNFVSFSPNGQVLAAASYDNTIKLWKRDGTLLKTLKGHSNAVNSVNFSPDGNIIAAASSDRTVQLWSLDGKELSTLRGHSDAVNGVNFSPNGQVLATASYDNTIKLWKRDGTLEKTLKGHNDAVADVSFSPDGQFLATASSDKTVKLWRVDGTLLKTFEGHSDAVTDVSFSPDGKTLASASLDKTVKLWRLNNEFFVSLLGHTASVTGVSFSPDGKTFASTSSDKSVKLWNVATGRLIQTLAGHTDAVTDVIFSPDGNIIATTSRDKTVKLWNVATGKEIKTLKGHTAGINRVAFSPDGKTIATVSSDGTVKLWDLISAREIKTLKGHTDAVTSVSFSPDGKTLATTSRDKTVKLWDVAIGREIKTLKGHTDAVNSVSFSPDGKTLATTSRDKTVKLWGVAIGREIKTLVGQSDAVNGVSFSPDGQVLATASSDKTVKLWKLDGTLVTTLTGHNDAVNGVSFSPDGKLLASASADRSIILRDLENPNNKLLINPSLEGLLKRSCDWLHDYLKNNPSVSESDRALCN